In the Flavisolibacter tropicus genome, one interval contains:
- a CDS encoding SusD/RagB family nutrient-binding outer membrane lipoprotein produces MRRVFIAFAAIATLGVAGCKKNYLDINEDPNRATYSTPQLTMPIALEGAARNNLTGYRSLGWWLGYYGASAGFSKPNIEYTYDVNSSFLAGVWDNLYNNITDFDYVEKKAVEQNLPVYEAISKVMKAYDYHQLVDLWGNVPYSEAIKGAGNFAPKYDKGQEVYDDLVKQLNQAIAIFKKPSTKGSINVSADAKRIIVFGDVLANDGPDAFLNKWVKLANTLKLKLLVQQSQAGRDAYIKGELTGLTANDFLVVGEDAVLNPGYQDDASKFNPLYGVYYTSPGTLSDTYKSNKAGKFAISLYNSTNDPRISYFYDKGTSATYIGSELGDPVGAAGVANMGKGLLQAKGDAVVLTAAESLFLQAEAAQRGYISGNAQKLYEDAVLASFTFTKVPSASTAAAAYVSQSDANTNWALATDKLKLIITQKYLALNTIDILAAYNDFRRTGVPNVPLSIDPTSKGKIPVRMLYPQNELLLNGASVSAEGTVDPFTTTVFWDK; encoded by the coding sequence ATGAGACGTGTTTTTATAGCGTTTGCAGCTATTGCAACATTAGGAGTTGCTGGTTGTAAAAAGAACTACCTTGATATCAACGAAGACCCGAATAGGGCAACATATAGCACTCCGCAGCTAACTATGCCTATTGCTTTAGAAGGTGCTGCACGCAATAATCTTACAGGTTATCGTAGCCTTGGCTGGTGGTTGGGTTATTATGGAGCATCAGCTGGTTTCTCCAAGCCGAACATTGAATATACCTATGATGTGAATAGCAGCTTTTTAGCTGGGGTTTGGGATAATCTTTACAATAACATCACAGACTTTGATTATGTAGAAAAGAAGGCTGTTGAGCAAAATCTTCCAGTCTACGAAGCAATCAGTAAGGTGATGAAGGCTTATGATTATCATCAATTGGTTGATCTTTGGGGTAATGTACCTTACTCAGAAGCGATCAAGGGGGCTGGTAATTTTGCTCCTAAATATGATAAAGGCCAGGAAGTTTATGACGATTTAGTAAAGCAGCTTAACCAGGCCATTGCTATTTTCAAAAAGCCTTCAACGAAAGGTTCAATTAACGTTTCAGCTGACGCTAAAAGAATCATTGTTTTTGGAGATGTATTAGCAAATGATGGTCCTGATGCGTTTTTGAACAAGTGGGTTAAGTTGGCCAATACCTTAAAGTTGAAATTGTTGGTACAACAGTCACAAGCTGGTCGTGATGCTTACATAAAAGGTGAGTTGACTGGTTTAACAGCCAATGATTTCTTAGTAGTAGGCGAAGATGCTGTCCTTAATCCTGGCTATCAGGATGATGCTTCCAAGTTTAATCCTTTGTATGGTGTGTACTATACAAGTCCAGGTACATTATCTGACACCTATAAGTCTAACAAAGCTGGAAAGTTTGCTATTTCATTGTATAATAGCACTAACGACCCCCGCATTAGTTATTTTTATGATAAGGGTACTTCTGCTACCTATATTGGTAGTGAGTTAGGTGATCCTGTGGGTGCTGCCGGAGTTGCTAATATGGGTAAAGGATTATTGCAAGCAAAAGGCGATGCCGTAGTTCTTACTGCAGCGGAATCGTTGTTTTTACAAGCCGAAGCTGCTCAACGTGGTTATATTTCTGGAAATGCTCAGAAATTGTATGAAGATGCTGTTTTGGCTTCTTTCACCTTTACTAAAGTACCAAGTGCTTCTACTGCAGCCGCTGCCTATGTATCGCAAAGTGATGCCAATACAAACTGGGCTTTAGCAACTGATAAATTAAAACTGATCATCACACAGAAGTATTTAGCTTTAAATACTATTGATATATTAGCTGCTTACAATGATTTCAGACGTACAGGCGTACCTAATGTACCATTAAGTATAGATCCTACAAGTAAAGGCAAAATCCCTGTTAGAATGTTATATCCACAAAATGAGTTATTATTAAATGGGGCAAGTGTAAGCGCTGAGGGAACTGTAGATCCATTTACAACAACTGTTTTCTGGGATAAATAA
- a CDS encoding DUF1735 domain-containing protein, producing MKKLLIRIIPFILIPAVLTSCLKKFELAEDFSSTQPIADLPKAPANALNATAPTNSWFILDSAQGTVDYSTAVHISAKDHVGDVTVRMKIDRAAGQKWIDAHPSGGYELLPEDLYTVPTLDVVIPNAGVFSVGDFIVKVKANANNGAGVSRFKNKKYILPVSIDNVVSHNFTVAENFRNVLWNMRVKLK from the coding sequence ATGAAAAAGTTATTAATAAGAATCATTCCATTTATTTTAATTCCTGCAGTATTAACTTCTTGCCTTAAGAAGTTTGAACTAGCTGAAGATTTTTCTTCAACGCAGCCAATTGCAGACTTGCCAAAGGCTCCTGCAAATGCTCTTAATGCGACTGCACCTACTAACTCTTGGTTTATTTTAGATAGCGCACAAGGAACGGTAGATTATAGTACTGCTGTTCATATTTCAGCAAAAGATCATGTTGGCGATGTAACGGTACGTATGAAAATTGATAGAGCCGCTGGTCAGAAGTGGATTGACGCGCATCCTTCAGGTGGGTACGAGTTACTTCCAGAAGACTTGTACACTGTGCCAACTTTAGATGTAGTAATACCAAACGCCGGTGTATTTAGTGTTGGTGACTTTATTGTAAAAGTTAAAGCTAATGCTAACAATGGCGCTGGTGTAAGCCGATTCAAAAACAAGAAGTACATCTTACCTGTTTCAATTGATAATGTTGTAAGCCATAATTTTACAGTTGCGGAAAACTTCCGTAATGTACTGTGGAATATGCGAGTGAAATTGAAATAA